One segment of Trachemys scripta elegans isolate TJP31775 chromosome 1, CAS_Tse_1.0, whole genome shotgun sequence DNA contains the following:
- the ENO2 gene encoding gamma-enolase has product MSIEKIHAREILDSRGNPTVEVDLYTEKGMFRAAVPSGASTGIYEALELRDNDKFRFLGKGVLQAVDHINSTIAPALLGSGLSVVDQEKIDNLMLEMDGTENKSKFGANAILGVSLAVCKAGAAEKDVPLYRHIADLAGNSDLILPVPAFNVINGGSHAGNKLAMQEFMILPVGAENFRDAMRIGAEVYHNLKSVIKEKYGKDATNVGDEGGFAPNILENSEALELLKEAIDKASYTEKIVIGMDVAASEFYRDGKYDLDFKSPDDPSRYISADELGDLYQSFVRDYPVVSIEDPFDQDDWEAWSKFTANVGIQIVGDDLTVTNPKRIERAVEEKACNCLLLKVNQIGSVTEAIQACKLAQENGWGVMVSHRSGETEDTFIADLVVGLCTGQIKTGAPCRSERLAKYNQLMRIEEELGDEARFAGHNFRNPSVL; this is encoded by the exons ATGTCCATTGAAAAGATCCATGCCCGGGAGATCCTGGATTCCCGTGGGAATCCCACCGTTGAGGTGGATTTGTACACAGAAAAAG GCATGTTCCGTGCTGCAGTCCCTAGCGGTGCTTCCACTGGCATCTACGAAGCTCTGGAGCTGCGAGACAATGACAAGTTCAGATTCCTTGGAAAAG GGGTCCTGCAGGCCGTGGATCATATCAACAGCACTATCGCCCCAgctctcctgggctct GGCCTCTCTGTTGTGGATCAAGAGAAGATAGACAACCTCATGCTAGAGATGGATGGgacagaaaataaat CTAAATTTGGAGCCAATGCCATCCTGGGGGTCTCTCTGGCTGTGTGCAAGGCAGGTGCTGCGGAGAAGGATGTGCCCCTGTATCGACACATCGCTGACTTGGCTGGGAACTCCGACCTCATCCTGCCAGTGCCC GCCTTCAATGTGATCAACGGAGGCTCCCACGCAGGGAACAAGCTGGCCATGCAGGAGTTCATGATTCTGCCCGTGGGGGCTGAAAACTTCCGGGATGCCATGCGCATTGGAGCCGAGGTCTACCACAACCTCAAGAGCGTCATCAAGGAAAAGTATGGGAAGGATGCCACCAATGTGGGTGATGAGGGCGGCTTTGCCCCCAACATCCTGGAGAACAGCGAAG ctctggaACTCCTCAAGGAAGCCATCGACAAAGCCAGCTACACTGAGAAGATTGTCATTGGCATGGATGTGGCAGCATCTGAGTTCTACCGCGATGGCAAATACGATTTGGACTTCAAATCCCCCGATGACCCCAGCCGCTACATCTCTGCCGACGAGCTGGGTGACCTCTACCAAAGCTTTGTTCGCGATTACCCAG TGGTCTCCATTGAGGATCCTTTTGATCAGGATGATTGGGAGGCCTGGTCCAAGTTCACAGCCAATGTGGGGATTCAGATTGTGGGGGATGACCTGACAGTGACCAACCCCAAGCGCATCGAGCGAGCTGTTGAGGAAAAAGCCTGCAACTGCCTCCTGCTCAAAGTCAACCAGATTGGATCAGTTACCGAAGCCATTCAAGC CTGTAAGTTGGCCCAGGAGAATGGCTGGGGAGTGATGGTGAGTCACCGATCTGGGGAGACTGAAGACACCTTCATTGCTGACCTGGTTGTGGGCCTGTGTACTGGGCAG ATAAAGACAGGAGCCCCCTGCAGGTCTGAGCGACTGGCCAAATACAACCAGCTCATGAG GATTGAGGAAGAGCTTGGGGATGAAGCTCGCTTCGCTGGACACAACTTTCGTAACCCAAGTGTCCTTTGA